Proteins co-encoded in one Rubidibacter lacunae KORDI 51-2 genomic window:
- a CDS encoding DUF3143 domain-containing protein has product MTLPPAETPLYNHPLPDLEQWLRDRGCLRDCDDLHRWFIEQPQWKAEICLDVEEIVVRYIEAGADGTDVNRSFRYSLSRGDVEEAVFSGP; this is encoded by the coding sequence ATGACGTTGCCGCCTGCCGAAACGCCTCTGTACAATCACCCCCTGCCCGACCTCGAGCAGTGGCTGCGCGATCGGGGCTGCCTGCGCGATTGCGACGATCTCCACCGCTGGTTCATCGAGCAACCACAGTGGAAAGCAGAAATCTGCTTAGATGTTGAAGAAATTGTCGTGCGCTACATCGAAGCCGGGGCAGACGGCACCGATGTCAATCGTTCGTTTCGCTACTCGCTCAGTCGCGGCGACGTGGAAGAAGCCGTCTTTTCCGGACCATAA
- a CDS encoding J domain-containing protein: MTNSYYALLGLHPSASPIAIRRAYRELSKRYHPDTTDLPADLAKAKFQILNEAYATLSNPQRRSLYDQRIGYSRINVIQTPDYARTARTHRAASSAYLDPTDRPLSAGEVFALFALGLTLLTCLLLAIAIGLTRGDVTFQMPATAAAPLERAASTLPGAGLVSPAPPIEEAPTRP; encoded by the coding sequence ATGACGAACAGCTATTACGCTTTGCTCGGATTGCACCCGTCGGCATCGCCGATCGCGATCCGCCGCGCCTATCGCGAACTCAGCAAGCGCTACCATCCCGACACTACCGATTTGCCAGCCGATCTAGCTAAGGCCAAGTTTCAAATCTTAAATGAAGCCTACGCGACGCTCAGCAACCCACAGCGCCGCTCGCTCTACGACCAACGTATCGGCTATTCGCGCATCAACGTCATTCAAACGCCCGATTACGCGCGCACGGCTCGGACTCACCGTGCGGCCTCATCGGCTTATTTAGACCCGACCGATCGTCCCCTATCGGCCGGAGAAGTCTTCGCGCTGTTTGCTCTGGGTCTGACGCTCTTGACCTGTCTGTTATTGGCAATTGCGATCGGATTAACGCGCGGCGACGTGACGTTTCAGATGCCCGCTACTGCTGCTGCACCCCTCGAGCGCGCAGCCTCAACGCTGCCCGGCGCAGGCCTCGTCTCACCAGCACCCCCAATTGAGGAGGCTCCCACCCGCCCATGA
- a CDS encoding DUF1499 domain-containing protein: MFSCLRTLLSGWVVGLLFASALLVGATPPAVAVPTERPAAAPVQLARLFSFSGSQPTNLGVADGRLAPCPPSPNCVSSQSVEEDHRIAPLELPGKPEAAIGRLQSLLEDIDNTKIIETGNRYLYAQFTSRIMGFVDDVEFYVDGDGRVQVRSASRLGESDLGVNRKRIEAIRAALAV, from the coding sequence ATGTTTTCTTGCTTACGAACGCTCTTATCCGGTTGGGTGGTCGGGCTATTGTTCGCTTCGGCATTGTTGGTTGGCGCCACACCCCCGGCAGTCGCTGTTCCGACAGAGCGTCCAGCTGCAGCCCCCGTGCAATTGGCACGTTTGTTTTCGTTCTCCGGTTCCCAACCGACGAACTTGGGCGTTGCGGACGGACGGCTTGCCCCGTGTCCGCCGTCGCCAAACTGCGTGTCGAGCCAGAGTGTGGAGGAGGACCATCGCATCGCCCCGCTGGAGCTTCCCGGCAAACCTGAGGCGGCGATCGGGCGCCTGCAGTCACTGTTAGAAGACATTGACAATACGAAAATCATCGAGACGGGAAATCGTTACCTCTACGCTCAGTTCACCAGCCGCATCATGGGTTTCGTCGATGACGTAGAGTTCTACGTGGATGGCGACGGACGCGTCCAGGTGCGCTCGGCTTCGCGCTTGGGCGAGTCCGATCTCGGGGTCAATCGCAAACGCATCGAGGCAATTCGCGCGGCGCTTGCAGTCTAG
- a CDS encoding DICT sensory domain-containing protein: MSQTTSVLSALLASLPHLRAQIYFKSSLTALSHAMEDRVLASSTPFMVIASFQRERYYRQEAYRYRRIAKVTPHVYVLAAPETEFRAGSGDYETIAFPPDDPLAREWHLVVLGASDAACLICRECDSEPVAAPDVEAARRFEGVWTFDRDVCTIAANILIDRAIAFRPELADPLAETRSRYVQSGAIGAPDPQPFVERLVTHLQAGQYRLVKAYRSLAEKERMERLQRSIATIVRRSLDPAEVLQAAVEQLGSTLNACRCIVYRCRAEDDSATVAHEYLDSDLPSLAGERLPLQSHPLLQAAIEARDARYSDDLAADLDATATGEWLERASISAWIVVPMFYKDRLLGAIELHRCTPTRPSWQTNDVRLVEAIANQVSIALAQAEAYAHLGELNEQLAALDRTRSNLVAITGHELRTPLSTVQVCLESLAAEPDMSGELRQVMLNTALNDAARMRDLIQDFLTLSRLESGRVEWNPEPVAIDECADLAISNARARARQKNNSLPAIHTAIAVDLPPVSADGEWFVEVLAKLLDNACKFTDPDGTISLAAEQSSDGSVSVTVADTGRGIEPAFLETVFDRFYQEEGALQRTTGGTGLGLAICRQIVNKWGGQIWAESAGRDRGTQVHFTVPVCTSSVDSPLSSLPAQRSQRRSLS, translated from the coding sequence ATGAGCCAAACGACCTCAGTGCTGTCAGCGTTGCTGGCTTCCCTGCCGCACTTGCGAGCGCAGATTTATTTCAAGTCGTCGCTAACCGCGCTTTCACACGCCATGGAAGATCGCGTGCTGGCAAGTAGTACGCCATTCATGGTTATCGCCAGCTTTCAACGCGAGCGCTATTACCGTCAAGAAGCCTATCGATACCGCCGCATTGCGAAGGTTACCCCTCACGTCTACGTTCTAGCCGCACCCGAAACCGAGTTCCGGGCGGGGAGCGGCGACTACGAAACGATCGCCTTCCCGCCGGACGATCCGCTTGCCCGCGAGTGGCATTTGGTCGTACTCGGTGCGAGCGATGCTGCCTGTTTGATCTGCCGCGAATGCGACAGCGAGCCCGTCGCCGCCCCTGATGTTGAGGCTGCTCGCCGCTTTGAAGGGGTTTGGACCTTCGATCGCGATGTTTGTACGATTGCTGCCAACATCTTGATCGATCGCGCGATCGCCTTCCGACCCGAGCTTGCCGACCCTCTTGCCGAGACGCGATCGCGGTACGTGCAATCAGGCGCTATTGGAGCACCCGATCCGCAACCGTTTGTCGAACGCTTGGTCACGCACCTGCAAGCCGGTCAGTACAGACTCGTCAAAGCCTATCGCTCCTTGGCAGAGAAGGAGCGCATGGAGCGCCTGCAGCGCTCGATCGCCACCATTGTGCGCCGTTCCCTCGACCCTGCTGAGGTATTGCAAGCGGCTGTCGAACAGCTTGGGAGCACTTTAAATGCATGCCGCTGTATTGTTTACCGCTGTCGGGCAGAGGATGACAGTGCCACTGTTGCGCATGAGTATCTCGATAGCGATCTGCCTTCTCTCGCTGGCGAGCGCCTGCCTCTGCAGTCCCATCCGCTGCTGCAAGCGGCAATCGAAGCCCGCGATGCGCGCTACTCCGACGACCTCGCCGCCGATCTCGACGCTACTGCGACTGGTGAATGGCTCGAACGGGCAAGCATATCTGCGTGGATAGTCGTACCGATGTTCTACAAGGACCGATTGCTCGGGGCGATCGAGCTGCACCGCTGTACGCCGACCCGACCGAGCTGGCAGACCAATGACGTCCGGCTGGTGGAAGCGATCGCCAATCAAGTGAGCATTGCTCTTGCCCAAGCCGAAGCCTACGCGCATCTCGGCGAGTTAAACGAACAGCTGGCCGCTCTCGATCGCACGCGGTCCAACCTGGTAGCGATTACCGGCCACGAGCTGCGAACGCCGCTCTCGACCGTGCAAGTTTGTTTGGAAAGTCTTGCTGCCGAACCGGACATGTCCGGTGAGTTGCGCCAGGTCATGCTCAACACAGCCCTCAACGATGCCGCACGGATGCGGGATTTGATCCAAGACTTCTTGACGCTCTCGCGTTTGGAGAGCGGTCGCGTAGAGTGGAACCCCGAACCGGTGGCGATCGACGAATGTGCGGACCTCGCTATCAGCAACGCCCGGGCTCGCGCTCGCCAAAAAAATAATAGTCTCCCGGCAATCCACACGGCGATCGCGGTTGACTTACCTCCCGTAAGCGCCGACGGTGAATGGTTCGTTGAAGTGCTAGCTAAGTTGCTCGACAACGCCTGTAAGTTTACCGATCCTGACGGGACGATCTCGTTGGCTGCCGAACAGAGCAGCGACGGCTCGGTCAGCGTGACCGTTGCCGACACGGGGCGGGGGATCGAGCCGGCATTTTTAGAAACCGTGTTCGACCGCTTTTATCAAGAAGAAGGTGCGCTCCAACGTACGACCGGCGGCACGGGTCTGGGATTAGCCATCTGCCGGCAGATCGTTAACAAGTGGGGCGGTCAGATCTGGGCAGAGTCGGCCGGACGCGATCGCGGCACTCAGGTCCACTTCACGGTCCCGGTTTGCACGAGTTCCGTTGATTCGCCACTCTCTTCGTTGCCCGCACAGCGCTCCCAGCGTCGCTCGTTATCCTGA
- a CDS encoding glycosyltransferase family 39 protein, with product MDFRTPGQRPAQSNGWLHALRDRATVLAAEPWLWIWTAVALVVRVVGLAAKPAWRDELATTVFGLGNSFLDVPLNRAIAVPELLQPLASGGSWGSVLQNLFAESTHPPLFFLLVHGWMQIFAPEGGWPALTAARSLSALLGALSVPALYVLMRMAGTRRMALIAAMLMALSPFGIFLAREARHYTLAELLAIASLACGLRAVQAIAGRRQFSIAIALLWTAVNALGMATHFFFAFVLGAQVPMLLGTMWAVRSRWSRFPWQALLVAIGGSIAGAIVWLPVLGDISGSSPTQWIYDGDPQEDWLQPLARLLMWNLSQVTLLPTAVTAQVPVPVAIASGGLMVGFALWALPRVVWGWRHCPQQLELKALSGYFLSAIALFLGCTYGLELDLTLASRFQYVYFPAAIALVAVAVATCWRVPVAAPVARSARFAVRPDYRTVIAFGLAGTFGAMTVIANAGYLQTPRPDLLARTIAAAEAESDRAVGPVTIATIHLHHGQTGTMMALAREFDRAEVDFSVEYFLAHRDRAAGAARDTAAIAALRSEIATRARPFDLWSIGRRFRFDLGAEGCDRQLRGDLGEYNYRLYRCTDDQSSERANRVRTAHGKAFNQSSG from the coding sequence CGTGGCTGTGGATCTGGACGGCGGTTGCATTGGTAGTGCGGGTGGTGGGGCTAGCAGCGAAACCGGCGTGGCGGGACGAGCTGGCAACGACGGTGTTCGGACTCGGGAATAGTTTCCTGGACGTACCGCTGAATCGCGCGATCGCGGTCCCCGAGCTCCTACAGCCGCTCGCGTCAGGCGGAAGCTGGGGCAGCGTGTTGCAGAACTTGTTTGCAGAGAGCACGCATCCACCGCTCTTTTTCTTGCTCGTTCACGGTTGGATGCAAATCTTTGCGCCTGAGGGAGGCTGGCCGGCATTGACGGCCGCGCGATCGCTTTCAGCTTTGTTGGGCGCGCTCTCGGTGCCGGCACTTTACGTACTGATGCGCATGGCCGGCACGCGTCGGATGGCACTGATTGCAGCGATGCTGATGGCGCTGTCGCCATTCGGGATTTTCTTGGCGCGTGAGGCACGACATTACACGCTAGCCGAGCTGCTGGCGATCGCGTCGCTGGCTTGCGGACTGCGGGCGGTGCAGGCGATCGCCGGTCGCAGGCAGTTTTCAATAGCGATCGCGCTGCTTTGGACGGCAGTGAATGCGCTTGGCATGGCGACGCACTTCTTTTTTGCCTTCGTGTTGGGCGCCCAGGTACCCATGTTGCTGGGTACGATGTGGGCGGTGCGATCGCGATGGTCGCGCTTCCCCTGGCAGGCATTGCTGGTAGCGATTGGCGGCTCGATCGCGGGAGCGATCGTGTGGCTGCCGGTGCTCGGAGATATTAGTGGCTCGAGTCCCACGCAGTGGATCTACGATGGCGATCCTCAGGAGGATTGGCTGCAGCCGCTCGCGCGCTTGCTGATGTGGAATCTGAGTCAGGTGACACTATTGCCTACAGCAGTGACAGCGCAGGTCCCAGTGCCGGTGGCGATCGCGTCGGGCGGGCTGATGGTGGGGTTTGCACTTTGGGCCCTACCGCGCGTGGTGTGGGGGTGGCGCCACTGCCCGCAGCAGTTGGAATTAAAGGCGCTGAGCGGCTACTTCCTGAGTGCCATCGCGTTATTCCTCGGCTGCACTTACGGATTGGAGCTGGATTTGACCTTAGCTTCGCGCTTTCAGTACGTGTATTTTCCGGCCGCGATCGCACTAGTGGCAGTGGCAGTGGCGACATGTTGGCGCGTTCCGGTTGCCGCACCAGTTGCCCGTTCGGCTCGCTTTGCAGTAAGACCCGATTACCGCACGGTGATTGCTTTTGGGCTGGCCGGCACGTTCGGAGCAATGACGGTTATTGCGAATGCGGGCTATTTGCAGACGCCCCGTCCGGATTTGCTAGCCCGTACGATTGCTGCAGCCGAGGCCGAGAGCGATCGCGCGGTCGGCCCGGTAACCATTGCGACGATACACCTCCACCACGGGCAGACGGGCACCATGATGGCCCTGGCGCGAGAGTTTGACCGAGCCGAGGTAGATTTTTCCGTGGAGTACTTTCTTGCCCATCGCGACCGTGCGGCCGGAGCAGCGCGCGACACTGCCGCGATCGCGGCGTTGCGATCGGAAATTGCAACGCGCGCGAGGCCGTTCGATTTGTGGTCGATCGGCCGACGCTTTCGCTTCGATCTGGGTGCCGAAGGGTGCGATCGCCAGTTGCGCGGCGATCTTGGGGAATACAACTACCGACTTTATCGTTGCACGGACGACCAATCCTCAGAGCGGGCGAACCGGGTCCGAACCGCGCACGGCAAGGCCTTCAACCAATCGTCAGGATAA